Proteins encoded by one window of Xanthomonas sp. DAR 80977:
- a CDS encoding MFS transporter, with product MSPPPSRPAPLDRASPPAPLPLSMAGLQAYALAHFGKSLLWYAGELLLIYSLTEHAGLGAATAGLVLALGLLISAAIGLGAGWSLRRHLRNVADSARLQSLGLSAAALALLLVFAAPLLPASLRLGYVLVVSLQFRIAYAVCDVAQNTLLSLARWPWRGHDGASALRLAGSGIAALLISVVVGAVLARGDGGAAFALQASMLLATVAVLCAWRLRHVLQRGVASHPAAIPDAPARTEPAPCWRAIPWQPLLLIAAVSLTLPAFTKLAPYVAAYGLLSPGWGSAVLIAYALGSVLVQPLAARLGRRHPPQQRLARLGVALLLSAPLFALALPAQPQLSLLAAAWIGAIGGSAGQLVWAWHAQLTARRAVAQHALCFAALVASAQVALAAGIAVIGLLLSVVDYHDAHCQLLRWAMAAGPLACGALCLLLALLSARRPLRRRKLAAMA from the coding sequence ATGAGTCCGCCCCCGTCCCGGCCCGCCCCGCTCGACCGCGCTTCGCCGCCGGCGCCGCTGCCGTTGTCCATGGCCGGCCTGCAGGCCTACGCGCTGGCGCATTTCGGCAAGAGCCTGCTGTGGTACGCCGGCGAACTGCTGCTGATCTATTCGCTGACCGAGCACGCCGGGCTGGGTGCGGCGACGGCCGGGCTGGTGCTGGCGCTGGGCCTGCTGATCAGCGCGGCAATCGGCCTCGGTGCCGGTTGGAGCTTGCGCCGACACCTGCGCAACGTCGCCGACAGTGCGCGCCTGCAATCGCTGGGCCTGAGCGCAGCGGCACTGGCGCTGCTGCTGGTGTTCGCCGCGCCGTTGCTGCCGGCCTCGCTGCGGCTGGGGTATGTGCTGGTGGTCAGCCTGCAGTTCCGCATCGCCTACGCCGTCTGCGACGTGGCCCAGAACACCTTGCTGAGCCTGGCGCGTTGGCCGTGGCGCGGCCACGACGGCGCCAGCGCGTTGCGTCTGGCCGGCAGCGGCATCGCCGCACTGCTGATCAGCGTGGTGGTCGGCGCGGTGCTGGCGCGCGGTGACGGCGGCGCGGCCTTCGCGCTGCAGGCCAGCATGCTGTTGGCCACCGTGGCAGTGCTGTGCGCGTGGCGCCTGCGGCACGTGTTGCAGCGTGGCGTCGCGTCGCATCCGGCCGCCATTCCCGATGCGCCTGCGCGCACCGAACCGGCGCCGTGCTGGCGCGCGATCCCATGGCAGCCGCTGCTGCTGATCGCCGCGGTCTCGCTGACCTTGCCCGCCTTCACCAAGCTGGCGCCGTACGTGGCCGCCTACGGCCTGCTGTCGCCGGGCTGGGGCAGTGCCGTGCTGATCGCCTATGCGCTGGGTTCGGTGCTGGTGCAACCGCTGGCGGCACGGCTGGGCCGACGGCATCCGCCGCAGCAACGGCTGGCCCGGCTCGGCGTGGCGCTGTTGCTGAGCGCGCCGCTGTTCGCGCTGGCGTTGCCGGCACAGCCGCAGCTGAGCCTGCTGGCGGCAGCGTGGATCGGCGCGATCGGCGGCAGCGCCGGCCAGTTGGTCTGGGCCTGGCATGCGCAGTTGACCGCCAGGCGCGCGGTCGCCCAGCACGCGCTGTGTTTCGCCGCGCTGGTCGCCAGCGCGCAGGTGGCGCTGGCCGCCGGCATCGCCGTGATCGGTCTGCTGTTGAGCGTGGTGGACTACCACGACGCCCATTGCCAGTTGCTGCGCTGGGCGATGGCCGCCGGTCCGCTGGCCTGCGGCGCGCTGTGCCTGCTGCTGGCGCTGCTGTCCGCGCGCCGCCCGCTCAGGCGAAGAAAGCTCGCTGCAATGGCATGA
- a CDS encoding ROK family protein has translation MLHADFPPRVSAGGRQLLDRVFKAGVQTQAALSRDLGLSQPTVARLLQGFVQDKMVQLGARTAEGRGNPSVDVRLAPDYAYAFGIGLMGDVVALALIDFAGAVRGQRRVGLADMRRAPVLAQLLRFREELLAETGVDPARVVGAGMAISAFFTGQGQQMAAPPALEDWTQVELGPILEDALGCAVTVENDGAAAAVAESLYGVGRDCRDFAYLHLTNGFGGGIIADGRLFRGHRGNAGEFGGIWTVAGMAYPNLDALLALVRAAGQDYAGVEQMLGDIGPHSPGVDAWLELAEAPFSQLCAYLAYTLDPQAIVIGGRLPAPIGARLIERIRIPRAPNRHGLAPPLPELRIAGTVGDAVTLGAALMPLQRAFFA, from the coding sequence ATGCTCCATGCCGATTTCCCGCCGCGCGTCAGCGCCGGCGGCCGCCAGTTGCTCGACCGTGTGTTCAAGGCCGGGGTGCAGACCCAGGCGGCGCTGAGTCGCGACCTGGGCCTGTCGCAGCCCACGGTTGCACGCCTGCTGCAGGGCTTCGTGCAGGACAAGATGGTGCAGCTCGGCGCCCGCACCGCCGAGGGCCGCGGCAACCCCAGCGTCGATGTGCGCCTGGCGCCGGACTACGCCTATGCGTTCGGCATCGGCCTGATGGGCGACGTGGTGGCGCTGGCCCTGATCGATTTCGCCGGCGCGGTGCGCGGCCAGCGCCGTGTCGGCCTGGCCGACATGCGGCGCGCGCCGGTGCTGGCGCAGCTGCTGCGGTTCCGCGAGGAACTGCTCGCCGAAACCGGCGTGGATCCGGCGCGGGTGGTCGGCGCGGGCATGGCGATCTCGGCCTTCTTCACCGGACAGGGCCAGCAGATGGCCGCGCCACCGGCGCTGGAGGACTGGACCCAGGTTGAGCTGGGTCCGATCCTGGAGGACGCGCTGGGCTGCGCGGTCACCGTGGAGAACGACGGCGCGGCGGCGGCGGTGGCCGAGAGCCTGTACGGGGTCGGCCGCGATTGCCGCGATTTCGCCTACCTGCACCTGACCAACGGCTTCGGCGGCGGCATCATTGCCGATGGCCGGCTGTTCCGCGGCCATCGCGGCAACGCCGGCGAGTTCGGCGGCATCTGGACCGTCGCCGGCATGGCCTATCCGAACCTGGACGCATTGCTGGCGCTGGTCCGCGCGGCGGGCCAGGACTATGCCGGCGTCGAGCAGATGCTGGGCGACATCGGCCCGCACAGCCCGGGCGTGGACGCCTGGCTGGAGTTGGCCGAAGCGCCGTTCTCGCAGCTGTGCGCCTACCTGGCCTACACCCTGGATCCGCAGGCGATCGTCATCGGCGGACGCCTGCCGGCGCCGATCGGCGCGCGCCTGATCGAACGCATCCGCATCCCGCGCGCACCCAACCGGCATGGACTGGCGCCGCCACTGCCGGAACTGCGCATCGCGGGTACCGTCGGCGACGCGGTGACCCTGGGCGCGGCGCTCATGCCATTGCAGCGAGCTTTCTTCGCCTGA
- a CDS encoding TonB-dependent receptor codes for MRTNHPHLSLLALALSSVLAAGAHAQKPPQAPAADATTTLDQIVVTGTPQGQSQKDAPFAISVVSKQRLDRAAPSSSVDMLRAVPGFSAEPSGGQGGGQNLYVRGLPAGGWYYVQYQEDGMTLFDEPQESFFNVDTLFALDMMTERLEVVRGGTSPLFATNAPGGTVNAITRHGTATPEGAVRMSVGSDGLRREDAYSAGPLSENVLYSIGGYHRSDDGLRETGYTADKGGQVRGNLTFLMGDAILDVDAKYLDDRTAFYNPIPLDDPRNPSRSLSALLDPLDGTLLSNDLRRTTVPTFDGNRILSRNLDLADGIHNKVKQLGTHLEWNLDDGLTLNNRMRFVDAEVDYTALFSGAAPSDAAAYLSTQLGRARTGFGNRVARVGYVTSRDGAAYDPASADGLVLESGLWNARTHLRTLSDDLRLSKAFGASALGQHTLTAGVNVQHFEYAQDRLQNTVLTTLQNNAQRLDVLAYDAAGNVVGAVTQNGFVRYGNGVTRGFANGTYLSPYLWDSVRFGRLGVDAGVRYTRYSADGGVYANTTRNLGDPTTLADDGVGGLSGAFSARDDRRHATQWTLGAEFALTPQLQTFARYTKSQRLPRLQNVYQTQNAAVTDIDQAEAGLRGAFGDTFSFSTVGFWSRFNALSISAIVLNDAGAVQTLALVGQTRTFGLESEFTWRPSAYFGMTGSVTLQDPQTRSLSNATTGASYGDLDGKQISRIPKFIASLSPTLYFDIAGRPLELSATAYRMGQRYVDYTNATALPAYTTYDLGVFARLSDNLELQLHAANVDNSIGLTEGNARVDTLSGQGTAEAIYARPIFGRNYNASLTWRW; via the coding sequence ATGCGTACCAACCATCCACACCTGAGCCTGCTCGCGCTGGCGCTGTCCTCCGTTCTCGCCGCCGGCGCCCATGCCCAGAAGCCGCCGCAGGCGCCCGCCGCCGACGCCACCACCACGCTGGATCAGATCGTCGTCACCGGCACCCCGCAGGGCCAGTCGCAGAAGGACGCACCGTTCGCGATCAGCGTGGTGTCGAAGCAACGCCTGGACCGCGCGGCGCCGAGCAGCAGCGTGGACATGCTGCGCGCCGTGCCCGGCTTCTCGGCCGAACCCTCCGGCGGCCAGGGCGGCGGCCAGAACCTGTACGTGCGCGGCCTGCCTGCCGGCGGCTGGTACTACGTGCAGTACCAGGAAGACGGCATGACCCTGTTCGACGAGCCGCAGGAAAGCTTCTTCAACGTCGATACGCTGTTCGCGCTGGACATGATGACCGAGCGCCTGGAAGTGGTGCGCGGCGGCACCTCGCCGCTGTTCGCGACCAATGCGCCGGGCGGCACGGTCAACGCCATCACCCGCCACGGCACCGCCACTCCCGAGGGCGCGGTGCGCATGAGCGTCGGCAGCGACGGCCTGCGCCGCGAGGACGCCTACAGCGCCGGCCCGCTGAGCGAGAACGTGCTGTACAGCATCGGCGGCTACCACCGCAGCGACGACGGCCTGCGCGAGACCGGCTACACCGCCGACAAGGGCGGCCAGGTGCGCGGCAACCTGACCTTCCTGATGGGCGACGCGATCCTCGACGTGGACGCCAAGTACCTCGACGACCGCACCGCGTTCTACAACCCGATCCCGCTGGACGATCCGCGCAATCCGTCGCGGTCGCTGTCCGCGCTGCTCGACCCGCTGGACGGCACCCTGCTGTCCAACGACCTGCGCCGGACCACGGTGCCGACCTTCGACGGCAACCGCATCCTGTCCCGCAACCTGGATCTGGCCGACGGCATCCACAACAAGGTCAAGCAACTCGGCACCCACCTGGAGTGGAACCTGGACGACGGCCTGACCCTGAACAACCGCATGCGCTTCGTCGATGCCGAGGTGGACTACACCGCGCTGTTCTCCGGCGCCGCGCCGTCCGATGCCGCCGCGTATCTGTCCACCCAGCTCGGCCGCGCGCGCACCGGCTTCGGCAACCGCGTGGCCCGCGTCGGCTACGTCACCAGCCGCGACGGCGCCGCCTACGACCCGGCCAGTGCCGACGGCCTGGTGCTGGAAAGCGGCCTGTGGAACGCGCGCACCCACCTGCGCACGCTGTCCGACGATCTGCGCCTGAGCAAGGCGTTCGGCGCATCGGCGCTCGGCCAGCACACGCTCACCGCCGGCGTGAACGTGCAGCACTTCGAATACGCCCAGGACCGCCTGCAGAACACCGTGCTGACCACGCTGCAGAACAATGCGCAGCGCCTGGACGTGCTGGCCTACGACGCGGCCGGCAACGTGGTCGGCGCGGTCACCCAGAACGGCTTCGTGCGCTACGGCAACGGCGTCACCCGCGGCTTCGCCAACGGCACCTACCTGTCGCCGTACCTGTGGGACTCGGTCCGCTTCGGCCGCCTCGGCGTGGATGCCGGCGTGCGCTACACCCGCTACAGCGCCGACGGCGGCGTGTACGCCAACACCACGCGCAACCTGGGCGACCCCACCACCCTGGCCGACGACGGCGTCGGCGGCCTCAGCGGCGCGTTCAGCGCCCGCGACGATCGCCGCCATGCCACGCAGTGGACGCTCGGCGCCGAGTTCGCGCTGACCCCGCAGCTGCAGACCTTCGCCCGCTACACCAAATCGCAGCGCTTGCCGCGGCTGCAGAACGTGTACCAGACCCAGAACGCGGCGGTCACCGACATCGACCAGGCCGAGGCCGGGCTGCGCGGCGCGTTCGGCGATACCTTCTCGTTCTCCACCGTGGGTTTCTGGAGCCGCTTCAACGCGCTGTCGATCAGCGCGATCGTGCTCAACGACGCCGGTGCGGTGCAGACCCTGGCGCTGGTCGGGCAGACCCGGACCTTCGGCCTGGAATCGGAGTTCACCTGGCGCCCGTCGGCGTACTTCGGCATGACCGGCTCGGTGACGCTGCAGGATCCGCAGACCCGCAGCCTGAGCAATGCCACCACCGGCGCCAGCTACGGCGACCTGGACGGCAAGCAGATCTCGCGCATCCCCAAGTTCATCGCCTCGCTGAGCCCGACCCTGTACTTCGACATCGCCGGGCGCCCGCTCGAACTCTCGGCCACCGCCTACCGCATGGGCCAGCGCTACGTCGACTACACCAACGCCACCGCGCTGCCGGCCTACACCACCTACGACCTGGGCGTGTTCGCCCGCCTCAGCGACAACCTGGAGCTGCAACTGCATGCGGCCAACGTCGACAACAGCATCGGCCTGACCGAAGGCAACGCGCGGGTGGACACGCTGTCCGGGCAAGGCACAGCCGAAGCGATCTACGCGCGGCCGATCTTCGGCCGCAACTACAACGCGTCGCTGACCTGGAGGTGGTGA
- a CDS encoding glycerophosphodiester phosphodiesterase family protein: protein MCWRKLLMGAAICLPWMASAAAAQALPERLRDPHGDALVVSHRACWKLASENTLDGIAACIAHGVDMVEVDVRTSRDGTLVLMHDERVDRTTDGHGAVADLDAAQIAALRVRSQGGGRASTLTGRHPPTLAQALATARGRVLVNLDVKAASLDRIMDVVEAAGAQRDVLLNVPLDVPQAALQRARNADIAVQALYLQRESALPPEQALRSAAALRPTAVQLMFDDPAVLDMAQRTLGRTTRLFVNTMTNDIASGTPMRLSANYTDARALQAPRQVWGELRRRGVSLIQTDEPLSLLRYLQRHRRSDGTD, encoded by the coding sequence ATGTGCTGGCGGAAACTGCTGATGGGTGCGGCGATCTGCCTGCCGTGGATGGCGTCTGCGGCAGCGGCGCAGGCCCTGCCGGAACGCCTGCGCGACCCGCACGGCGATGCGCTGGTGGTATCGCATCGCGCATGCTGGAAGCTCGCCTCGGAGAACACGCTCGACGGCATCGCCGCATGCATCGCGCATGGCGTGGACATGGTCGAGGTCGATGTGCGCACCAGCCGCGACGGGACGCTGGTGCTGATGCACGACGAGCGCGTGGACCGCACCACCGACGGGCATGGCGCAGTGGCCGACCTCGACGCTGCGCAGATCGCCGCGCTGCGCGTGCGCAGCCAGGGTGGCGGCCGCGCCAGCACGCTCACCGGCCGGCACCCGCCGACGCTGGCGCAGGCACTGGCAACGGCGCGCGGCCGGGTTCTGGTGAACCTGGACGTCAAGGCCGCATCGCTCGACCGGATCATGGACGTGGTCGAGGCGGCCGGAGCGCAGCGCGACGTGCTGCTGAACGTCCCGCTGGACGTTCCGCAGGCGGCGCTGCAACGCGCGCGCAACGCCGACATCGCGGTGCAGGCGCTGTACCTGCAGCGCGAATCGGCGCTGCCGCCGGAGCAGGCGCTGCGCAGCGCCGCGGCGCTGCGGCCGACGGCGGTGCAATTGATGTTCGACGACCCCGCGGTGCTGGACATGGCGCAACGCACGCTGGGCCGGACCACCCGCCTGTTCGTCAACACCATGACCAACGACATCGCCAGCGGCACGCCGATGCGGCTGTCGGCGAACTACACCGACGCGCGTGCGCTGCAAGCCCCCCGGCAGGTCTGGGGCGAACTGCGTAGGCGCGGGGTGAGCCTGATCCAGACCGACGAACCGTTGTCGCTGCTGCGCTATCTGCAGCGGCACCGGCGATCGGACGGTACCGACTAG